One uncultured Caproiciproducens sp. DNA segment encodes these proteins:
- a CDS encoding sugar phosphate nucleotidyltransferase, which yields MKEPVLVVMAAGMGSRYGGPKQIDPVGDNGEIIIDFSLFDAVNAGFKKVVFLIKKSIEADFKEIIGDRMSKIIDVKYAYQEVGVLPEGYRVPQGRDKPWGTAHAILCCRDVIDAPFAVINADDYYGKDAFRLIYDYLLHSQDDELYRYAMVGYTLENTLTDYGHVARGVCTATHDGFLKDIHERTHIEKKMGLAQYTEDSGQTWVTIPKGSIVSMNLWGFSETILGEIADRFPSFLDSALAENPLKAEFFLPTVVDELLKSKKASVKVLQSPDKWYGVTYREDKPVVVEAIRKMRKQGIYPAELWEGNK from the coding sequence ATGAAGGAACCTGTACTCGTTGTAATGGCCGCGGGAATGGGCAGCAGATACGGCGGGCCAAAGCAGATTGACCCCGTGGGGGACAACGGAGAAATTATTATTGATTTTTCCCTTTTTGACGCAGTGAATGCCGGATTCAAGAAAGTAGTATTTTTGATAAAGAAGTCCATAGAAGCGGATTTTAAGGAAATTATCGGTGACAGAATGTCAAAAATTATAGATGTGAAATACGCGTATCAGGAGGTTGGCGTTCTACCGGAGGGCTACCGTGTACCCCAAGGTCGTGACAAACCGTGGGGAACCGCACACGCTATCCTTTGCTGCCGCGATGTGATCGACGCGCCTTTCGCCGTCATTAACGCCGACGACTATTATGGAAAAGATGCTTTCCGTCTGATTTACGACTACCTTCTCCACAGCCAAGACGATGAACTTTACCGTTACGCTATGGTGGGCTATACGCTGGAAAACACGCTCACGGACTACGGTCACGTGGCAAGAGGCGTCTGTACCGCCACCCATGACGGATTTTTAAAAGATATACATGAGCGTACCCATATTGAAAAGAAGATGGGTCTGGCTCAATACACGGAAGACAGCGGGCAAACATGGGTTACCATCCCGAAGGGCAGCATTGTTTCGATGAACCTGTGGGGCTTTTCCGAAACAATCCTCGGCGAAATCGCCGACCGGTTCCCTTCGTTTTTGGACAGTGCTCTGGCTGAAAACCCGCTGAAGGCAGAGTTTTTTCTGCCCACCGTGGTGGATGAACTGCTGAAAAGCAAAAAGGCCAGCGTCAAAGTGCTGCAGTCACCCGATAAATGGTACGGCGTCACCTACCGCGAAGACAAACCGGTGGTCGTGGAAGCGATCCGCAAAATGAGAAAACAGGGAATTTATCCCGCTGAGCTTTGGGAGGGCAATAAATGA
- a CDS encoding SGNH/GDSL hydrolase family protein, with product MKNILCYGDSNTYGLKPGMTGRYSREIRWTGLLQKLLGDGYYVIEEGLGGRTTVWDDPIEEYKNGKTYLLPCLDSHKPLDLVVIMLGTNDLKKRFSLSVCDIAWGMENLIRAIIKSESGSENGAPQVLLIAPVPIVNVGIRDWCLMFGEGMENSGFLADEYQQVAKRNAVHFLNPGRSIEVGLQDGLHYTAAGHRKMAELVAQKIKEIFPQG from the coding sequence TTGAAAAACATTCTTTGCTACGGTGATTCCAACACCTATGGGCTGAAACCCGGAATGACGGGAAGATATTCGAGGGAAATCCGGTGGACCGGTCTTCTTCAAAAACTCCTCGGCGACGGCTATTATGTAATAGAAGAAGGGCTGGGCGGCAGAACGACCGTTTGGGATGACCCGATTGAAGAATACAAAAACGGCAAAACCTATTTACTGCCCTGCCTTGACAGCCACAAGCCGCTGGATCTTGTTGTCATCATGCTTGGAACGAATGATTTGAAAAAACGCTTTTCCCTTTCCGTATGCGACATTGCATGGGGCATGGAAAATTTGATAAGAGCCATTATAAAATCGGAATCCGGTAGCGAGAATGGTGCCCCGCAGGTGCTTTTAATCGCACCGGTTCCTATTGTCAATGTCGGCATCCGGGATTGGTGCCTGATGTTTGGCGAAGGAATGGAAAACAGCGGCTTTCTGGCTGATGAATACCAACAGGTTGCAAAAAGGAATGCTGTTCACTTTCTCAATCCGGGCCGGAGCATAGAGGTCGGGCTTCAGGACGGGCTGCACTATACGGCGGCGGGGCATCGAAAGATGGCGGAGCTGGTCGCACAAAAAATTAAAGAAATTTTTCCGCAGGGTTAA
- a CDS encoding YgeY family selenium metabolism-linked hydrolase, giving the protein MDFKGIQKNAQGYEAAMTKFLRDLIAIPGESSGEKKVIERIAHEMRTLGFDKVEIDPMGNVLGWMGTGKTLIAYDGHIDTVGIGQKSNWTFDPYEGYETESEIGGRGASDQLGGIVSASYGAKIMKDRGLLSDKYTVLVTGTVQEEDCDGLCWQYIHNEDKITPEFVVLTEPTDGKICRGQRGRMEIRVEVKGVSCHGSAPERGDNAIYKMADILQEVRELNDHLHVDPFLGKGTVTVSEIFYNSPSRCAVADMCAVSLDRRLTDGETYEIALEEVRNLEFCKKYNAAVTTYTYKRPSYTGLVYPTDCYFPTWVIPQDAPATQAMVEAYKGIYGEPKVDKWTFSTNGVSIMGRYGIPCIGFGPGKEAQAHAPNEKTWKEDLVRCAAVYAAVPTVYCGGRTTPSAGCTQGAADNQ; this is encoded by the coding sequence CTGGACTTTAAAGGGATTCAGAAAAATGCACAGGGATATGAAGCCGCCATGACTAAATTTCTTAGGGATTTGATCGCAATCCCCGGGGAAAGCTCCGGCGAGAAAAAAGTGATTGAACGCATTGCCCATGAAATGCGCACGCTGGGTTTTGACAAAGTGGAGATTGATCCGATGGGAAATGTTCTTGGCTGGATGGGAACCGGCAAAACGCTCATTGCCTATGACGGACATATTGACACCGTTGGAATCGGGCAAAAAAGCAACTGGACCTTCGACCCGTACGAAGGTTATGAAACCGAATCCGAAATTGGCGGACGCGGCGCCTCCGACCAGCTTGGCGGTATCGTTTCCGCAAGTTACGGCGCGAAGATCATGAAAGATAGGGGGCTTCTCTCCGACAAATACACCGTACTGGTAACCGGTACGGTGCAGGAAGAGGACTGCGACGGCCTCTGCTGGCAGTATATCCACAACGAGGATAAGATTACCCCTGAATTTGTTGTGCTCACAGAGCCGACCGACGGCAAGATCTGCCGCGGACAGCGCGGACGTATGGAAATCCGCGTGGAAGTCAAAGGCGTTTCCTGCCATGGTTCCGCCCCTGAACGCGGCGACAACGCAATTTATAAGATGGCCGACATTCTTCAGGAAGTGCGCGAACTGAACGACCATCTTCATGTAGATCCCTTCCTTGGAAAAGGAACCGTTACCGTATCTGAGATTTTCTATAACTCACCATCCCGCTGTGCGGTTGCGGATATGTGCGCGGTCTCGCTGGACCGCCGCCTGACCGACGGAGAAACTTATGAGATTGCACTGGAAGAAGTTCGCAATCTGGAATTCTGCAAAAAATACAATGCGGCCGTGACCACGTACACCTATAAACGCCCCAGCTACACCGGACTGGTTTATCCCACTGACTGCTATTTCCCCACATGGGTTATTCCGCAGGATGCGCCTGCCACGCAGGCCATGGTTGAGGCATACAAAGGCATCTACGGCGAACCGAAAGTAGATAAATGGACCTTTTCAACAAACGGTGTTTCCATTATGGGACGCTATGGCATTCCCTGCATCGGCTTCGGTCCCGGAAAAGAAGCGCAGGCTCACGCTCCCAATGAAAAGACATGGAAAGAAGACCTTGTCCGCTGCGCCGCTGTGTATGCGGCAGTCCCCACTGTTTATTGCGGCGGACGGACTACACCATCTGCCGGTTGCACCCAGGGCGCAGCCGATAATCAATAG
- a CDS encoding leucyl aminopeptidase, producing the protein MIDIQIGSTNKAQIAFVYEDADHASLPVKEVFKAKFLESFPLFQESRVLLYVGLGKRGKLSTRRMTDAVAKGVRELQKVHLCEAEINLSAMVPIFGLDCIRSAVLGVKLGLYTYCPYQTDKQESTFRFFLQGIPLSRIKTAEEYLEKAVNLADSVVLARNLVNAPANLMTPAMMADAMKQEAEKCGVQAEILDEVQAERLGMNAFLTVGNSSANPPRLIVLRYLADPQSAARTALVGKGVTCDTGGYCLKSKDSILGIKGDMAGGAAVAGAIFALARNKVKTNAVAVIPACENRISRQSFIPGDVIKSMSGKTIEIQNTDAEGRLILADALTYAIRVEGATRALDIATLTGAVVGALGFTTAGVLTNSDGLWEELNAASQVSGEQYWRLPVFPEYEEMVKSKIADVKNMGEHYCGTISAGLFIKEFSENLPWIHLDIAGTAWVDKPVFEHQAVGATGAGVTTLYDLLNTEGQCSGQKI; encoded by the coding sequence ATGATTGATATTCAAATAGGCTCAACAAATAAAGCACAGATAGCTTTTGTTTATGAGGACGCTGACCATGCGTCATTGCCGGTAAAAGAAGTATTCAAAGCGAAATTTCTCGAGAGCTTTCCGCTTTTTCAGGAGTCCCGTGTGCTTCTTTATGTGGGACTGGGGAAACGCGGGAAACTGAGCACCCGCAGAATGACGGATGCCGTTGCCAAAGGCGTGCGGGAACTTCAAAAAGTTCATTTGTGTGAGGCGGAAATAAATTTGTCCGCAATGGTACCGATTTTTGGGCTGGACTGTATACGAAGCGCTGTTTTAGGTGTAAAATTAGGTTTATATACCTATTGCCCGTATCAGACGGACAAACAAGAGAGTACGTTCCGGTTCTTTTTACAGGGAATTCCGCTGAGCCGGATTAAGACGGCAGAGGAATACCTTGAAAAAGCCGTGAATCTCGCAGACAGCGTTGTTTTAGCCAGAAACCTTGTCAATGCCCCTGCGAATTTGATGACCCCGGCGATGATGGCGGACGCCATGAAGCAGGAAGCGGAAAAATGCGGCGTGCAGGCCGAAATTCTGGATGAAGTACAGGCCGAACGGCTGGGGATGAATGCCTTTTTAACGGTTGGCAACAGCAGCGCAAACCCGCCCCGGTTGATTGTTCTGCGCTATCTCGCAGACCCGCAGTCCGCAGCAAGGACCGCGCTGGTCGGCAAGGGGGTTACCTGTGACACGGGCGGATACTGCCTGAAAAGCAAGGATTCCATACTGGGAATCAAAGGGGACATGGCCGGAGGCGCCGCGGTGGCCGGCGCGATTTTCGCCCTTGCCCGCAATAAGGTAAAAACCAATGCGGTGGCCGTTATCCCGGCCTGTGAAAACCGAATTTCAAGACAGAGCTTTATTCCCGGAGATGTTATCAAATCCATGTCCGGCAAAACAATAGAAATTCAGAATACGGACGCGGAGGGCAGGCTGATTCTTGCGGACGCGCTTACATACGCCATCCGGGTGGAGGGCGCGACCAGAGCACTGGATATAGCCACGCTGACAGGCGCGGTCGTGGGCGCTCTGGGATTTACCACGGCGGGCGTTTTGACAAACAGCGACGGTCTGTGGGAAGAGCTGAATGCCGCTTCGCAGGTGTCGGGAGAACAATATTGGCGGCTGCCCGTTTTTCCTGAATATGAAGAGATGGTTAAAAGCAAAATTGCGGATGTTAAGAACATGGGAGAGCATTATTGCGGCACGATTTCAGCCGGCCTGTTCATCAAAGAATTTTCTGAAAATCTGCCGTGGATTCATTTGGACATTGCCGGGACGGCGTGGGTGGATAAGCCGGTTTTTGAACATCAGGCGGTCGGCGCGACCGGCGCAGGCGTAACAACGCTTTACGACCTGCTCAATACGGAAGGGCAGTGCAGCGGACAGAAAATATAG
- a CDS encoding aminoglycoside phosphotransferase family protein, with protein MKPIKNEFLPEIVKKFQFEGQYVGILPYGSGHINDTFSVFFQLEERTRRYILQRINTNVFHDPVELMENVIGVTRYLHSAIAAAGGDPNRETLNLIPTKDGAFYYVDEDDGYWRSYLFIENTVTLQQTRSNQEFYNSARSFGRFQMLLADYPAATLHETIPLFHNTPNRILQFKEALAANVKGRASGVKEEIDFVLKREEYTHKLVDMQARGELPLRVTHNDTKLNNVLIDSETGKGICVIDLDTVMPGLSLYDFGDSIRFGASTAAEDEQDLSKVHFDIDLFEAYTRGFLEVAGKVLTNDEIKSLPDGAIMMTLECGIRFLADYLAGDTYFKISRENHNLDRARTQFRLVEEMEEQWGVMHEIVGKYLK; from the coding sequence ATGAAACCGATTAAAAATGAATTTTTGCCTGAGATTGTAAAGAAATTTCAGTTCGAGGGCCAGTATGTGGGTATTCTGCCCTACGGAAGCGGGCATATTAACGACACCTTTTCCGTCTTCTTCCAGCTGGAGGAACGCACCCGCAGATATATTCTCCAGAGAATCAATACAAACGTATTTCACGATCCCGTTGAACTGATGGAAAATGTGATCGGCGTAACCCGTTACCTGCACAGTGCCATCGCCGCGGCCGGCGGCGACCCAAACCGCGAAACGCTGAATCTGATTCCCACCAAGGACGGCGCCTTTTATTATGTTGATGAAGACGACGGCTACTGGCGTTCCTATCTCTTTATTGAGAACACCGTTACCCTTCAGCAGACAAGGTCTAACCAGGAATTTTACAACTCCGCCCGTTCATTCGGACGTTTTCAGATGCTGTTGGCCGATTATCCGGCTGCAACGCTTCACGAAACCATTCCGCTGTTCCACAACACGCCGAACCGCATCCTCCAGTTTAAAGAAGCCCTTGCCGCAAACGTGAAAGGCAGGGCATCCGGCGTAAAAGAAGAAATCGACTTTGTTCTGAAACGCGAGGAATACACCCACAAGCTCGTCGATATGCAGGCGCGGGGCGAGCTTCCCCTGCGGGTTACCCACAACGACACCAAGCTGAACAATGTACTGATTGACAGCGAAACAGGAAAGGGCATCTGCGTTATCGATCTGGACACGGTCATGCCTGGTCTTTCCCTTTACGACTTTGGCGATTCCATCCGCTTCGGCGCAAGCACGGCGGCGGAGGATGAACAGGATCTTTCCAAGGTGCATTTTGACATTGATCTGTTTGAAGCTTATACCAGAGGCTTCCTTGAAGTCGCAGGAAAAGTGCTTACCAATGATGAAATCAAAAGTCTTCCCGACGGAGCAATAATGATGACGCTCGAATGCGGCATCCGCTTTCTGGCGGATTATCTCGCCGGCGACACATACTTTAAAATCAGCCGTGAAAACCACAATCTGGACCGTGCCCGCACCCAGTTCAGGCTGGTTGAGGAAATGGAAGAGCAGTGGGGCGTCATGCATGAAATTGTCGGAAAATATTTGAAGTAA
- a CDS encoding AraC family transcriptional regulator: MTQFVSTFLKQEITIDELMTVHYFEYNSDFYFPGETHDFWEFLYVDKGQVDVTAGSTNYVLKKGDIIFHKPFEFHNLWANGVVAPNLVVITFRCDSPAMNFFDGKILRVGDLERDLLGRVIEEATSTFSSQLDDVDLKELVRSGQGDFASEQVIKICLELMLINLVRRGGTGEERVSSSIKEKSGQDTFSRIVTYLNQNIHNKITLNDVCRETMCGCSFLQKVFREKTGGGVMEYFGKMKVDSAKQSIREGTKNFTEIANDLGYSSIHYFSRHFKKVTGMTPSEYSSSVKLRTDSQKGRSPHFEE, from the coding sequence ATGACGCAATTCGTAAGCACGTTTTTGAAACAGGAAATCACTATTGACGAACTGATGACCGTTCATTATTTTGAATACAACAGCGATTTTTACTTTCCCGGCGAAACCCACGATTTTTGGGAATTTCTTTACGTTGACAAGGGGCAGGTGGATGTAACTGCCGGCAGCACCAACTATGTGCTGAAGAAAGGCGATATTATCTTTCATAAGCCCTTTGAATTTCACAACCTGTGGGCAAACGGCGTAGTCGCGCCGAATCTGGTGGTCATCACGTTTAGATGTGATTCTCCCGCCATGAATTTTTTTGACGGTAAAATTTTAAGAGTCGGCGATTTGGAACGCGACCTCCTCGGCCGGGTCATTGAAGAGGCCACATCCACTTTCTCCTCCCAGCTGGACGACGTCGATCTGAAAGAACTTGTGCGCAGCGGGCAGGGTGACTTTGCCTCTGAACAGGTGATTAAAATCTGTCTTGAGCTGATGCTGATCAATCTGGTCCGCAGGGGCGGAACCGGAGAGGAACGGGTATCCTCCTCCATTAAGGAGAAATCCGGTCAGGACACTTTCTCGCGGATTGTTACGTATCTGAATCAAAACATCCATAATAAGATTACCTTAAATGACGTGTGCCGTGAAACCATGTGCGGCTGTTCTTTTTTGCAGAAAGTGTTCCGCGAAAAGACCGGCGGCGGCGTGATGGAATACTTTGGAAAAATGAAAGTGGACAGTGCCAAACAGTCCATCCGTGAGGGAACAAAAAACTTTACCGAAATCGCCAATGATCTTGGATATTCGTCCATCCACTACTTCTCCCGCCACTTTAAAAAGGTGACCGGCATGACCCCTTCCGAGTACTCTTCTTCCGTCAAGCTGCGCACCGACAGCCAAAAAGGGCGTTCCCCCCATTTTGAAGAATAA
- a CDS encoding PocR ligand-binding domain-containing protein — protein sequence MNDVKLTDVINTETLQKIQDAFAKATGMAALTVDLDKDVTKLSNPTDFCIKLTRGSKKGYERCNRCDLQGGGQAAQTHKPAVYYCHAGLMDFAAPIMVEGKQVGSLIGGQVLPEKPDLEKFRQIAHEIGVDEQEYLTALEKIKIVPKERIEAAAELLFVIANTLSEIGYQKATLSSYVEELIGSYHKLFDKVKEAEQCTSVTTDHINNLRSNFVKLQDSSDKSTSGVQETGSVIKYIKNVSLQTKLLGFNASIVAAREGEAGRSFGVIAQEIRALAESSSVQTDKIEAVLNDIAGSIKDIRENVMQTFQELDSDIGVIDELNQSIQQISEIASELNKLCDQLSK from the coding sequence TTGAACGATGTCAAGCTCACGGATGTTATAAACACCGAAACACTTCAAAAAATTCAGGACGCTTTTGCCAAAGCAACCGGTATGGCGGCGCTTACGGTCGACCTTGACAAAGATGTGACAAAGTTGAGCAATCCGACTGATTTTTGCATTAAGCTTACACGCGGAAGCAAAAAGGGCTACGAGCGCTGTAACCGGTGTGACCTTCAGGGCGGGGGTCAGGCGGCTCAGACGCACAAACCTGCGGTGTATTACTGCCACGCAGGGCTGATGGATTTTGCCGCTCCCATCATGGTGGAGGGCAAACAGGTTGGCTCGCTGATAGGCGGTCAGGTTTTACCGGAAAAACCTGACCTTGAAAAATTCCGGCAGATTGCGCATGAGATCGGGGTGGATGAACAGGAATACCTCACCGCTTTGGAGAAAATAAAAATTGTACCCAAAGAGCGCATTGAAGCGGCGGCGGAGCTTCTGTTTGTCATTGCAAACACATTGTCGGAAATCGGTTACCAGAAGGCAACTCTTTCTTCCTATGTGGAAGAATTGATCGGTTCCTATCACAAACTGTTTGACAAAGTAAAAGAAGCGGAACAATGTACCTCTGTGACGACAGATCATATCAACAACCTGCGCAGCAATTTTGTTAAACTGCAGGATTCTTCGGATAAATCCACCAGCGGGGTACAGGAGACCGGTTCCGTTATTAAATATATCAAAAATGTTTCATTGCAGACAAAGCTGCTCGGCTTCAACGCTTCCATTGTGGCAGCAAGGGAAGGGGAAGCGGGAAGAAGTTTTGGCGTTATTGCACAGGAAATTCGCGCTCTTGCGGAAAGCAGCTCGGTACAGACCGATAAGATTGAGGCGGTGCTGAACGATATCGCGGGTTCCATTAAGGACATTAGGGAAAATGTGATGCAGACCTTCCAGGAGCTGGACAGCGATATCGGTGTCATTGACGAACTCAACCAGAGCATTCAGCAAATCAGCGAAATTGCCTCTGAATTGAACAAGCTCTGCGATCAGCTGTCAAAATAG
- a CDS encoding sugar ABC transporter permease, with product MKTKNKSMIVIFLAPAVFLYTMVFLYPTIRTVIMSFFKVEGVTDAVSTWKFFGIGNFKTLFSTPLFISALSNIGLIWLVGGIGVMLVSLLFGVVLTSGVHGKSFLRSVIYLPNVISAVAMGTMWINYVYNPDFGLINSTLKMLGFKNAATQWTGPEQVFWSMLIAYCFGMVGYHMLIWMSGIERIPVDFYEAATIEGANVFQRFSKITLPLLKGVLRTNIVLWTVSTMAFFVWSQLFSPVNLSSSTVTPMSYMYELVFGASSSAITVRDSGAGAAIGVILTLVVIVVFMFTQLIVRHDDVEL from the coding sequence ATGAAAACAAAAAATAAATCAATGATCGTCATTTTTCTGGCACCCGCGGTTTTTCTGTATACCATGGTTTTCCTTTATCCTACCATAAGGACCGTCATCATGAGTTTCTTCAAGGTGGAGGGCGTTACGGACGCCGTCTCGACATGGAAATTTTTCGGGATCGGCAATTTTAAGACACTTTTCAGCACCCCTCTTTTTATAAGCGCGCTCAGCAACATCGGCCTGATTTGGCTTGTGGGCGGCATCGGCGTTATGCTGGTTTCGCTGCTGTTCGGCGTTGTGCTCACTAGCGGCGTTCACGGAAAAAGCTTTTTACGCTCCGTTATTTACCTGCCAAACGTTATTTCGGCGGTCGCCATGGGCACCATGTGGATCAATTATGTTTACAATCCCGACTTTGGGCTGATCAATTCGACCTTAAAAATGCTTGGATTTAAAAATGCGGCTACGCAGTGGACCGGTCCGGAGCAGGTTTTCTGGAGCATGCTGATCGCCTATTGCTTCGGCATGGTGGGGTATCATATGCTGATCTGGATGAGCGGCATCGAGAGGATACCGGTGGATTTTTATGAAGCGGCCACCATCGAAGGGGCCAACGTGTTCCAGCGGTTTTCGAAAATCACCCTGCCTCTTTTAAAAGGGGTTTTGCGCACCAATATTGTTCTTTGGACCGTCAGCACCATGGCGTTCTTTGTATGGAGCCAGCTGTTTTCGCCCGTGAATCTGAGCTCAAGCACCGTTACGCCGATGTCCTACATGTATGAGTTGGTGTTCGGCGCAAGTTCTTCGGCCATCACGGTGCGTGATTCGGGTGCGGGCGCGGCAATCGGCGTGATTCTGACTTTGGTCGTCATTGTCGTGTTTATGTTTACGCAGCTCATTGTCAGACATGATGATGTCGAGCTTTAA
- a CDS encoding carbohydrate ABC transporter permease: protein MAKTKIKQKMNWKKELALAPGYLIVGIWVVFTFVLIAWIVLASFSTTREIFDGNLFKFATGLHPENYVKAWKTQKVSSYFMNSLLYTLVSCTVVIIIAAPAAYVLSRFKFRGRGLLQNLFATALGIPAIMIIMPLFSLFSQMHVNQSRGLVIFLYIAINVPFTIFFLNTFFHNLSVTFEEAAAIDGCSPMKTFWMIMLPLAQPGIITVTIFNFITIWNEYFISLIFANTAKTRPVAVGLYSMIQSMRYTGDWGGMFAAVVIVFLPTFILYIFLSEKIIASVTGGAIKG from the coding sequence ATGGCTAAAACTAAAATTAAGCAAAAAATGAACTGGAAAAAAGAATTGGCCCTTGCTCCGGGCTATCTGATTGTCGGAATTTGGGTCGTTTTTACATTTGTGCTCATCGCCTGGATTGTTTTGGCGTCATTCTCCACTACAAGAGAGATTTTTGACGGCAATCTGTTCAAATTTGCCACCGGCCTGCATCCGGAAAACTACGTGAAGGCGTGGAAAACTCAGAAAGTTTCAAGCTATTTTATGAACTCACTGCTCTACACGCTGGTGTCCTGCACAGTCGTGATCATCATTGCGGCACCGGCCGCCTATGTGCTCAGCCGCTTTAAATTTCGGGGCAGGGGTCTTCTTCAGAATTTATTTGCGACCGCTCTCGGTATTCCGGCAATTATGATTATCATGCCTTTGTTTTCGCTTTTCAGTCAGATGCATGTCAACCAGTCCAGAGGGCTGGTGATCTTCCTGTATATAGCGATTAACGTTCCGTTTACAATCTTTTTTTTAAACACGTTCTTCCATAATCTTTCCGTTACCTTTGAGGAGGCTGCCGCGATCGACGGCTGTTCCCCTATGAAAACCTTCTGGATGATTATGCTGCCGCTGGCACAGCCCGGCATTATCACGGTAACCATTTTTAACTTTATTACAATATGGAATGAATATTTCATTTCTCTTATCTTTGCGAACACGGCGAAAACCCGTCCGGTTGCGGTCGGATTGTACTCCATGATTCAGTCCATGCGCTACACGGGCGACTGGGGCGGTATGTTTGCCGCCGTGGTCATTGTTTTCCTGCCGACGTTCAT
- a CDS encoding ABC transporter substrate-binding protein codes for MKKKLFSLMAIVLTCAMVLGGCGGGAAQSTASTAAAKSDVTINYYSMWNETEPQGQTIAQAVEAFKEQTGITVDVNWQGRDIRKTLQPALDGGQDIDLFDEDVERVNGTWGKYLLNVEDLAAKSYDTTNGKPLTDVINKKLIDLARSLGPDGKLSTIPYQPSSFVVMYNKDIFKTAGITEAPKTWEEWLAACAKIKAAGKTPITVDDAYMASLFGYHMARLIGKDKTLAMVTNKKIDDPAVLTFGEQWKEMYDKGYISKNAAGNIYPAGQQEVASGNVAMYLNGTWLPNEIKNSAPADFNWGSFAYPAIGKDGDSTEANQYGAQCFGINKSTKHAEEAFKFIVFMTTGEWDNKLAADSIGVPMANDATWPKQLTEAKTVIDATTTRYPWAVGMENEADINAKIKTNFALLVSGKLDAKGFADGMKK; via the coding sequence ATGAAAAAGAAACTATTCTCTCTCATGGCCATCGTATTGACTTGCGCCATGGTGCTTGGCGGCTGCGGTGGCGGCGCAGCACAATCGACTGCGTCAACAGCCGCCGCGAAGAGCGACGTAACAATTAATTACTACTCCATGTGGAACGAAACAGAACCGCAGGGCCAGACCATTGCACAGGCGGTTGAAGCTTTTAAAGAACAGACAGGAATTACCGTCGATGTCAACTGGCAGGGTCGCGATATTCGCAAAACACTCCAGCCGGCTTTGGATGGCGGACAGGACATTGACCTTTTCGACGAAGACGTTGAACGTGTAAACGGAACCTGGGGCAAATATCTGCTCAATGTAGAAGATTTGGCCGCAAAGTCCTATGACACGACGAACGGCAAACCGCTGACGGATGTCATTAACAAAAAGCTTATTGATCTGGCCCGCTCCCTTGGACCGGATGGAAAACTTTCCACGATTCCGTACCAGCCGTCCAGCTTCGTAGTGATGTACAACAAGGACATCTTTAAGACAGCAGGGATTACCGAAGCACCGAAGACCTGGGAAGAGTGGCTTGCGGCCTGCGCAAAGATCAAAGCAGCCGGCAAAACACCGATCACAGTGGACGACGCTTACATGGCTTCCCTGTTCGGCTATCATATGGCCCGTCTGATCGGCAAGGACAAGACGCTTGCCATGGTGACGAATAAAAAGATAGACGATCCGGCCGTTTTGACTTTTGGCGAGCAGTGGAAAGAAATGTATGACAAAGGCTATATTTCCAAGAATGCAGCCGGAAACATTTATCCTGCCGGCCAGCAGGAAGTTGCAAGCGGAAATGTCGCCATGTACTTGAACGGAACATGGCTCCCGAATGAAATTAAGAATTCCGCTCCCGCGGACTTTAACTGGGGTTCTTTTGCTTATCCCGCAATCGGCAAAGACGGGGACTCAACGGAAGCCAACCAGTACGGCGCGCAGTGCTTCGGCATCAACAAGAGCACAAAACACGCTGAAGAAGCTTTCAAATTTATCGTATTCATGACAACAGGCGAGTGGGACAATAAACTTGCGGCGGACTCCATCGGCGTTCCGATGGCAAATGACGCAACATGGCCGAAACAGCTGACGGAAGCCAAAACGGTTATTGATGCAACCACAACCAGATACCCATGGGCAGTTGGCATGGAAAACGAAGCGGATATCAACGCAAAAATCAAAACAAACTTCGCATTGCTTGTCAGTGGCAAGCTTGACGCAAAAGGCTTTGCGGACGGAATGAAAAAATAA